Genomic segment of Myxococcales bacterium:
TAGAGCTGCGCGAAGTTCGAGGCCCAGCCCATCACCTTGATGCACTCGCTCTCGGGCGCATCCTTCGTCTCACACAGCCAGAACGCTGGCACCGGCGCGTTGCAACCCTCGGGATCTGCCTTGCCACCTTTGTGTACCGCGCAGGCGGGCGCGTCGGGCAAGTTCGTCTTGCTGATGTAGCCGGTTACGCTGAGCTTCTTGCCGGCGACTTCCTTGTGGTGGGTGCGGCTACGCATGTAGTAGCTGACGCCCCACACGGTGTAGGCGTCGCCCGCCTTGACCGGCTTCCCCGGCACGTTCGGGACGGCGGGCAGGCTGGCTTTCCCTCCGCTCGACGCTCCGCGCGGCTGGTAAGCTTCTTCATCCTTGCTCGGGCCACAGCTCACCACTCCGGCGGAGAGCACTGCGAGGGCGAGCGAGGCGGAGATTCGGCGAGCGGTCAACATGGGGCCTCCCTGAACGGAATGATTTCGCATGGCTATCATGCGGCCGGGCGCCGCCACAAGGCCGCTGCGGGGGTCTGGGTCGAAGCGGGACCGCTTTTTGGCTGCCGAACCCCGCAAGCGGCCGGACTCGGCGGTTTTTTCCGCCTCTCCTTTGGGACGCGAGCCGCCCACTTCGCGTCTGGCCTCGAGCGTCGTGGGCCCCGCAGATGCTGGGCCTACGGGCCGAAATCCTGGCCCTCGAAGCGCCGGGCAGAGGCGGGGAGCGGCGGGGCGCGTGGGGCTACCGGTCGTGCGCCGGCCCGCTGCTAAGCTGCACTCGTGCCTCGATCGATCATCGTGGGGGACGTCCACGGTTGTCGCGACGAGCTTTCGGAGCTGCTCGCAAAGATGAGCTTCGGCAGCGGTGATGCCTTGTTCTCCGTTGGTGATCTGGTCGCGCGCGGCCCGGATGGAGCCGGGGTTCTGGAGCTCGTTGCCAGCGTCGGCGGACGCGCGGTGCAAGGCAACCACGAGCGCCGGCTGCTCGAGGCGCGAGCCGCGCGCGACGGCGGGGAGCCCGGTCGACGGCTGGGAGCGTCCCACACGCACCTGCTCGAGACGCTCGCCCCACATCACTGGCAGATGCTCGAGGCGCTGCCACTCTGGCTCGACTTGTCGGAGCACGAGCTCCGCATCGTTCACGCCGGCCTTGTCCCCGGCATGGCCATGGAGCTTCAGGACCCCTGGGTGCTCACGCACATTCGTACCCTCGACGCCGACGGAGCACCGAGCGACAAGCGCGGCGCGACGCTGTGGGGTGAACGATACCTCGAGGGGCCTCACGTCGTGTTTGGGCACAACGCCGTGGATGGACTTCAGCTGCACGCCCGAGCAACCGGCCTCGACACGGGCTGCGTCTATGGCAACCGCCTGACCGCGCTGGTGCTCGCTGCCGGCGCCCGCGTGCCGCCCGAGGGCGAACGCCCCGACGTGATGGTGTCGGTGCGCGCGCGGCGACAATACGTGGACCTGCGCTGAAGGGGCGCGAACCGCTGCCAGCGCCGGGTCCGAGCGCGCTGGGCGCGCCCCGGAGTGAGCGTACTTGCGCTAAGCTGCGGGGTCGTGACGTGGCTGCGCCCCCGGGTCGGAGTGATCGCGCTCAGCGGTGGCGGGGCGCTGCTGCTCGGCAGCTGCCTCGGGATCGGCGCCTCCTCGTCCGAACCCGTCACCAAGAAGGACGCGGGAACGGGGGTCGACGCCGCGGGGCTCGCTGACGGCGCCTGGGCCTGCTCCCCCAAGTCTTGTCAGCAGCTCGGCGCCGACTGCGGTGACACGAGCGACGGCTGCGGAACCATCGTGGCTTGTGGCAGCTGCCCGAGC
This window contains:
- a CDS encoding metallophosphoesterase, which encodes MPRSIIVGDVHGCRDELSELLAKMSFGSGDALFSVGDLVARGPDGAGVLELVASVGGRAVQGNHERRLLEARAARDGGEPGRRLGASHTHLLETLAPHHWQMLEALPLWLDLSEHELRIVHAGLVPGMAMELQDPWVLTHIRTLDADGAPSDKRGATLWGERYLEGPHVVFGHNAVDGLQLHARATGLDTGCVYGNRLTALVLAAGARVPPEGERPDVMVSVRARRQYVDLR